The proteins below are encoded in one region of Antennarius striatus isolate MH-2024 chromosome 7, ASM4005453v1, whole genome shotgun sequence:
- the zbtb7a gene encoding zinc finger and BTB domain-containing protein 7A translates to MSSGAGGRGGRRLRGTASSGGGGGRGGAGEAEEGPVGIPFPEHSADILCSLNKQRLSGLLCDVLLVTQDQEFPAHRSVLASCSSYFHKLFTSGAAADQQNIYNIDFVEAEALGALLDFAYTATLTVSHSSVADILAAARLLEIPPVQDVCSHLLDTKVLSPPVGSTQRDEGNDEEANGKGGREQGNQVRAQEYLEYFQRGVHWSSSCSTPELRDLPLHLHFNHSNRGTPSNGAPAGPAEFYSPLAIALAQATTQEPEEEDEDEEEDEDGEALQRNGANVGPPYCPPFQNGHFYLPPESRLGQETEVEDGDREVITRERGSASALLQHMMDSIERQKERASAGEEQGDGDDPDMEFYLNYFNSSQHEDTASAAVTQGVPPLWISRGRTGQERGGGERGERGSGIGGGGGERKMRSKAFQKCPICSKVIQGAGKLPRHIRTHTGEKPYECAICKVRFTRQDKLKVHMRKHTGEKPYLCTQCGAAFAHNYDLKNHMRVHTGLRPYQCSSCFKTFVRSDHLHRHLKKDGCNGIPSRRGRKPRVREPGVLDAPLGLLGVGSDTGAGPHSVKGRRRSEASSAADADGAAGAHTQNPQLHDFAGETRP, encoded by the exons ATGTCGTCAGGAGCCGGTGGGAGGGGCGGAAGGCGGCTCAGGGGGACAGCAAGCAGCGGCggcggaggagggagaggaggagctggagaggcAGAGGAAGGGCCCGTGGGGATCCCTTTCCCTGAGCACAGCGCTGACATCCTCTGCAGCCTGAACAAGCAGCGGCTCAGCGGCCTGTTGTGTGACGTGCTTCTGGTCACCCAGGACCAGGAGTTCCCAGCTCACCGCTCTGTCCTGGCGTCCTGCAGCTCCTACTTCCACAAGCTCTTCACTTCAGGGGCAGCCGCCGACCAACAGAACATCTACAACATCGACTTTGTGGAGGCAGAGGCGCTGGGAGCATTGCTGGACTTTGCTTATACGGCCACGTTGACGGTCAGCCACAGCAGCGTGGCTGACATCCTCGCCGCTGCACGTCTCCTGGAAATCCCACCTGTCCAAGATGTCTGTTCACACCTGCTGGACACCAAAGTGCTCTCCCCACCG GTTGGCAGTACGCAGAGAGATGAAGGTAATGATGAGGAGGCGAACGGCAAAGGAGGCAGGGAGCAGGGGAACCAGGTGCGGGCCCAGGAGTACCTGGAGTACTTCCAAAGAGGGGTGcactggagcagcagctgcagcacacCGGAGCTCAGGGACCTGCCTCTACACCTGCACTTTAACCACAGTAACAGGGGGACTCCAAGCAACGGGGCCCCTGCCGGCCCCGCTGAATTCTATTCCCCCCTGGCCATCGCGTTGGCCCAGGCCACTACACAGGagccagaggaagaggatgaggacgaagaggaagatgaggatggGGAGGCATTGCAGAGGAATGGAGCAAACGTGGGTCCACCTTACTGCCCTCCGTTCCAAAATGGGCATTTCTACCTCCCCCCCGAGTCTAGACTGGGGcaggagacagaggtggaggATGGAGACAGGGAGGTAATTACAAGAGAGAGGGGCTCTGCCAGCGCTCTCCTGCAACACATGATGGACTCCATCGAGAGGCAGAAGGAGCGTGCGTCAGCTGGGGAGGAGCAGGGAGACGGGGACGACCCAGACATGGAATTTTACTTGAATTATTTTAACAGCTCGCAACATGAAGATACAGCTTCTGCTGCTGTGACGCAGGGAGTGCCCCCGCTCTGGATATCACGGGGCAGAACAGGccaggaaagaggaggaggagagaggggagagcGAGGCAGTGGCatcggaggaggtggaggagagaggaagatgcGCTCTAAGGCCTTCCAGAAATGCCCCATATGCTCCAAGGTCATACAGGGAGCAGGGAAGCTACCCCGCCACATCCGAACACACACGGGAGAGAAACCCTATGAATGCGCCATATGCAAAGTGCGCTTTACCAG gcAGGACAAGCTCAAGGTTCATATGCGGAAGCATACAGGAGAGAAGCCTTACCTATGTACGCAATGTGGAGCTGCCTTTGCTCATAATTACGACCTGAAGAACCACATGCGTGTACACACGGGCCTGCGCCCTTATCAGTGCTCAAGCTGCTTTAAGACTTTTGTGCGCTCCGATCACCTGCACCGTCACCTCAAGAAGGACGGTTGCAACGGCATCCCCTCTCGCCGAGGCCGAAAGCCTCGGGTGCGAGAGCCGGGCGTCCTCGATGCTCCGCTGGGTCTTCTGGGTGTGGGCTCCGACACAGGCGCAGGGCCTCATTCTGTGAAGGGACGGCGGCGCTCCGAGGCCTCCTCGGCAGCAGATGCGGATGGAGCTGCAGGGGCTCACACACAAAATCCTCAGCTGCACGATTTTGCAGGAGAGACAAGACCCTGA
- the map2k2a gene encoding dual specificity mitogen-activated protein kinase kinase 2a, with product MAPKKKPVPLNIKPIGEGQPTSNIIDAASEANLEALQKKLGEMDLDEQQRKRLEAFLTQKAQVGELKDEDFDPICELGAGNGGVVNKVRHKPSSLVMARKLIHLEIKPAIRNQIIRELQVLHECNSPYIVGFYGAFYSDGEISICMEHMDGGSLDQVLKEAGKIPEEILGKVSIAVLRGLGYLREKHQIMHRDVKPSNILVNSRGEIKLCDFGVSGQLIDSMANSFVGTRSYMSPERLQGTHYSVQSDVWSMGLSLVELAIGRYPIPPPDAKELEGIFGRAVMDGAEGEPHINLQRPRPPGRPMSGHGMDSRPAMAIFELLDYIVNEPPPKLPLGVFTSDFQDFVTKCLIKNPAERADLKKLSSHTFIKRSEVEEVDFAGWLCKTMGLNQPSTPTRGTE from the exons ATGGCTCCCAAGAAAAAACCAGTTCCCCTCAACATAAAGCCCATTGGGGAAGGACAGCCCACCTCCAACATCATTGATGCTGCGTCTGA AGCCAACCTTGAGGCCTTGCAAAAGAAACTGGGTGAGATGGACCTGGATGAACAACAGAGGAAACGATTGGAAGCATTTCTCACCCAGAAAGCTCAGGTTGGAGAGCTGAAGGATGAAGATTTTGACCCTATATGTGAGCTGGGGGCTGGAAATGGAGGAGTGGTCAACAAGGTCCGCCACAAACCATCGAGTTTGGTCATGGCTCGCAAG TTGATTCACCTTGAAATCAAGCCTGCCATCAGAAACCAGATTATCAGAGAGCTGCAGGTGCTGCATGAATGCAACTCCCCCTACATTGTGGGCTTCTACGGGGCCTTTTATAGTGATGGGGAGATCAGCATCTGCATGGAGCACATG GATGGAGGATCTTTGGACCAAGTTCTGAAAGAAGCTGGAAAAATCCCAGAAGAAATCCTGGGCAAAGTTAGCATAGCT GTATTGAGAGGATTAGGCTACCTGCGGGAGAAGCATCAGATCATGCACAGAG ATGTCAAGCCCTCTAACATCCTGGTCAATTCTCGTGGGGAGATCAAGCTGTGTGACTTTGGTGTGAGCGGCCAACTCATAGATTCCATGGCCAACTCCTTTGTTGGAACACGCTCCTACATGTCG CCGGAGAGACTGCAGGGCACTCACTACTCGGTTCAGTCTGACGTATGGAGCATGGGCCTGTCTCTTGTGGAGCTGGCCATTGGCCGGTACCCCATCCCCCCACCGGACGCCAAAGAACTGGAAGGTATCTTCGGACGGGCTGTTATGGATGGAGCCGAGGGAGAGCCTCATATTAACTTGCAGAGGCCCAGACCACCAGGCAGGCCCATGAGTG GACATGGGATGGACAGCAGACCTGCCATGGCCATCTTTGAACTTTTGGACTACATTGTGAATGAG CCACCCCCTAAACTGCCACTTGGGGTCTTCACCAGTGACTTCCAGGATTTTGTGACAAAATG TTTGATCAAAAACCCAGCTGAGAGAGCAGATCTGAAGAAGCTGTCG AGTCATACATTCATCAAACGGTCAGAAGTGGAGGAAGTGGACTTTGCTGGCTGGTTGTGCAAAACTATGGGGCTCAACCAGCCCAGCACTCCCACGCGTGGCACCGAGTGA